The Candidatus Thermoplasmatota archaeon genome contains a region encoding:
- a CDS encoding UDP-glucose/GDP-mannose dehydrogenase family protein yields MNIAIVGTGYVGLVTGACFAKLGHKVICVDINREKIQKINEGVPPIFEKDLEELLTTYKKNIAATTDYKTAIMNSDITFICVGTPTLKNGSIDLSFVKDSTISIAKVLKEKKQWHLVVVKSTVLPGTTKNVVLPLLEKYSGKKVGMDIGLGMNPEFLKEGVAIEDFLKPDRIVIGAYDKKSREKLRELYKNFSCPIVETDLSSAEMIKYASNAFLATKISFINEIGNMCKKIGIDTYTVAEGMGLDKRIGRAFLDSGIGWGGSCFPKDIGALISWAQEIKEQTRIIQSTKQVNDEQPLKLVIILKKYIPNLRGKTIGVLGLAFKPNTDDIRESRAIPIIQQLINEGANIKAYDPEAMENFKKLYPNINYCTTASEALDSDAVLILTKWDEFKNLNYKGKIVFDGRRIEQAKKAKIYEGVCW; encoded by the coding sequence ATGAACATAGCTATTGTTGGGACCGGTTACGTAGGTTTAGTGACAGGTGCATGTTTTGCTAAACTAGGTCATAAGGTAATATGTGTAGACATCAACAGAGAAAAAATCCAGAAAATAAACGAAGGTGTGCCACCAATTTTTGAAAAAGATTTGGAAGAATTATTAACAACATATAAGAAGAATATTGCAGCAACAACAGATTACAAAACAGCAATAATGAACAGCGATATAACATTCATATGTGTAGGAACACCAACATTAAAAAACGGTAGTATTGACTTATCATTTGTAAAAGACTCAACAATAAGCATAGCAAAAGTTTTGAAAGAGAAAAAACAGTGGCATCTAGTTGTAGTAAAAAGCACTGTGCTACCAGGCACAACAAAAAACGTTGTATTACCACTATTGGAAAAATACTCTGGAAAAAAAGTAGGAATGGATATAGGATTAGGGATGAACCCTGAGTTTTTAAAAGAAGGGGTAGCAATAGAGGATTTTCTAAAACCAGATAGGATAGTCATAGGCGCTTATGATAAAAAAAGCAGAGAAAAACTAAGGGAACTCTATAAAAATTTTAGCTGCCCAATTGTAGAAACAGATTTATCGTCTGCTGAAATGATCAAATATGCAAGCAATGCTTTTTTAGCAACTAAAATATCATTCATAAACGAAATAGGAAACATGTGCAAAAAAATAGGGATAGACACATACACTGTTGCAGAAGGAATGGGTCTTGATAAAAGAATAGGACGAGCATTCTTAGACTCAGGAATAGGCTGGGGTGGCAGTTGTTTCCCAAAAGACATCGGTGCACTTATCTCCTGGGCACAAGAAATCAAAGAACAAACAAGAATCATCCAAAGTACTAAACAAGTTAACGATGAACAACCACTAAAACTTGTAATTATTCTAAAAAAATATATACCAAACCTTAGAGGAAAAACCATTGGAGTCCTCGGCCTAGCGTTCAAACCAAACACAGATGACATCCGAGAAAGCAGAGCGATACCAATTATTCAACAACTCATAAACGAGGGGGCGAACATAAAAGCGTATGATCCAGAGGCGATGGAAAACTTCAAAAAACTTTACCCAAACATAAATTACTGCACAACAGCATCAGAAGCCCTCGACTCCGATGCAGTACTGATTCTAACAAAATGGGATGAATTCAAAAATTTAAACTACAAAGGAAAAATAGTATTTGATGGTAGAAGAATAGAACAAGCAAAAAAAGCAAAAATATACGAAGGAGTTTGTTGGTAG
- the galU gene encoding UTP--glucose-1-phosphate uridylyltransferase GalU, protein MKIKKAVIPAAGLGTRFLPVTKSMPKEMLPIIDTPAIHYVVKEAIDSGLDDIIIITGRGKKPLEDYFDESPELEMHLKKNKKNDLLKTVREISSLVNIHYIRQKEPRGLPDALQTAEKHVGDEPFAVLLGDDITDSKKPCAKQLIDVFNKHKSSVIAVQNVPREKISRYGSVQTKSTSEKQLYLIKHIVEKPKSEEAPSTMAAIGRYVFTPEIFDCIHKTKPGVNNELQITDSINILTKSQKVYAYAFEGKRYDIGDKLGYVQAIIDFSLQNKEIKNDIKNYIRKIK, encoded by the coding sequence ATGAAGATAAAAAAAGCTGTGATACCAGCAGCAGGATTAGGAACAAGATTTCTACCGGTAACAAAATCAATGCCAAAAGAAATGCTGCCAATAATAGACACACCAGCGATACACTACGTTGTAAAAGAAGCCATAGACTCAGGCTTAGATGACATAATAATAATCACAGGAAGAGGAAAAAAACCATTGGAAGACTATTTCGATGAGTCACCAGAACTAGAGATGCATCTAAAGAAAAACAAAAAAAATGATCTACTAAAAACCGTAAGAGAAATATCATCACTTGTAAACATCCATTACATAAGACAAAAAGAACCACGGGGATTACCAGATGCTTTGCAAACTGCAGAAAAACATGTTGGTGATGAACCTTTTGCAGTTTTACTAGGTGATGATATCACAGACTCAAAAAAACCTTGCGCAAAACAACTCATAGATGTATTCAATAAGCATAAATCATCTGTGATAGCTGTACAAAATGTACCGAGAGAAAAAATAAGCAGATATGGGTCGGTACAAACAAAAAGTACCTCTGAAAAACAACTCTACTTGATAAAACACATAGTTGAAAAACCAAAAAGCGAAGAGGCACCATCAACCATGGCAGCCATAGGAAGATATGTTTTCACACCTGAGATATTTGATTGCATACATAAAACAAAACCAGGTGTAAATAATGAACTGCAGATAACGGATTCGATAAACATTCTAACAAAATCACAGAAAGTATATGCGTATGCTTTTGAAGGAAAAAGATACGACATAGGAGACAAACTAGGCTATGTACAGGCAATTATAGATTTCTCACTGCAGAACAAAGAAATCAAAAATGATATCAAAAACTACATAAGAAAAATAAAATAG
- a CDS encoding DegT/DnrJ/EryC1/StrS family aminotransferase — protein MKIPLVDLKANYLSIKTEIDNAIKEVIGDTSFIMGKYLKNFEDNFAAFCKAKHMVGCASGTAAVHLSLLCANLKRGDEVITVPNTFIATTECISYVGGKIKFVDVKPDTCLIDIDKLEKAITRKTKAVIVVHLYGQMPDMQRIREIADDHGLFLIEDAAQAHAAEWNGHQPGFYGDVAAYSFFPAKNLGCYGDGGGVVTNNDELGEKLRLLVNHGRSTKYEHLIEGYNYRLDSLQAAILNAKLPHLQKWTDLRRTHAKYYDKNLPNEIVRPVEARGAKHVYYMYEIRVKHRDELMQYLKEKGIDCGVHYPIPLHLQPAYKKLGIKRGSYPVSEQLAGEILSIPIYPELSEEQRDYIVDNITQFYNK, from the coding sequence ATGAAGATACCCTTGGTTGATCTTAAAGCTAATTATCTTTCTATAAAAACTGAGATTGATAATGCGATTAAAGAGGTTATTGGGGATACTTCTTTTATTATGGGCAAGTATTTGAAAAATTTTGAGGATAATTTCGCTGCTTTTTGTAAGGCTAAACATATGGTTGGTTGTGCTAGTGGTACTGCTGCTGTTCATCTTTCCTTGCTTTGTGCAAATCTGAAGAGAGGTGATGAGGTTATAACTGTTCCTAATACTTTTATTGCTACCACTGAGTGTATTTCTTATGTTGGTGGTAAAATCAAGTTTGTGGATGTTAAACCAGATACTTGTCTTATTGATATCGATAAACTTGAAAAAGCTATTACCCGTAAGACTAAGGCGGTTATTGTTGTTCATCTTTATGGTCAGATGCCTGATATGCAGCGGATAAGAGAGATTGCAGATGATCATGGTCTTTTTTTGATTGAGGATGCTGCGCAGGCTCATGCTGCTGAGTGGAATGGTCATCAACCAGGTTTCTATGGTGACGTAGCTGCTTATAGTTTCTTTCCAGCTAAAAACCTAGGTTGTTATGGTGACGGTGGTGGTGTTGTCACAAACAATGATGAACTCGGTGAAAAGCTAAGGTTGTTGGTTAATCATGGTAGGTCTACCAAGTATGAGCATCTTATAGAGGGTTATAACTATAGGCTTGATTCATTACAGGCCGCTATTCTTAATGCTAAACTGCCTCATCTACAAAAATGGACTGATCTGAGGAGAACTCATGCGAAATATTATGATAAAAACTTACCTAATGAGATAGTTAGACCTGTTGAGGCAAGAGGTGCTAAACATGTCTATTACATGTATGAGATCCGTGTGAAACATAGAGATGAGCTTATGCAGTATCTTAAAGAAAAAGGTATAGATTGTGGTGTTCACTACCCTATTCCATTGCATCTGCAGCCTGCTTATAAAAAACTTGGTATAAAAAGAGGCAGTTATCCTGTTTCAGAACAGCTGGCTGGGGAGATTTTGTCTATACCTATTTATCCTGAACTGAGTGAGGAACAAAGGGATTACATAGTTGATAACATTACACAGTTTTACAATAAATAG
- a CDS encoding DapH/DapD/GlmU-related protein — translation MSAVAKTARIFKNVELGENVVVEDFVIIGVPPKGMRDGELKTVIGSNSVIRSHTVIYAGNVIGESFQTGNHASIREENVIGKDVSIGTKSVVEFKTRIGDGVRIHSQAFIPEYCELKQGCWVGPNVVLTNAPYPKSLRAKDFLEGVVVGKNARIGANTTVLPGVKIGDGALVGAGSVVTRDVPPGKVVVGNPAKVIKDVKDLVYPDGGKAYGDIE, via the coding sequence ATGAGTGCTGTTGCTAAGACCGCTAGGATTTTTAAGAATGTTGAGCTTGGTGAGAATGTTGTTGTTGAGGATTTTGTTATCATTGGTGTGCCGCCTAAGGGTATGAGGGATGGTGAGTTGAAGACTGTTATTGGTAGTAATTCTGTTATACGTTCTCATACAGTGATTTATGCTGGTAATGTTATTGGTGAGAGTTTTCAAACAGGTAATCATGCTAGTATTCGTGAGGAGAACGTTATTGGTAAGGATGTTAGTATTGGTACTAAGAGTGTTGTTGAGTTTAAAACTAGGATTGGTGATGGTGTTAGGATTCATTCTCAGGCTTTTATACCTGAATATTGTGAGTTGAAACAAGGTTGTTGGGTTGGTCCTAATGTTGTTTTAACTAATGCTCCTTATCCTAAGTCTTTACGTGCTAAGGATTTCCTTGAGGGAGTTGTTGTTGGTAAGAATGCTAGGATTGGTGCTAATACAACGGTTTTACCTGGTGTTAAGATTGGCGATGGTGCTCTTGTTGGCGCTGGTAGTGTTGTAACACGTGATGTTCCTCCTGGTAAGGTGGTTGTTGGTAACCCTGCTAAGGTTATCAAGGATGTTAAGGATTTGGTTTATCCTGATGGTGGAAAAGCATATGGTGACATAGAATGA
- a CDS encoding Gfo/Idh/MocA family oxidoreductase translates to MVKIGVVGVGKWGINHLKSLKDIRCDLVGISDVDPKKRDIAKQYGVGFFDDYHKILDEVDAVTITTPTDTHYKIVYDCLKAGKHVLVEKPIAESSKLGCKLVDFAKSKGLVLSVGYIYRFNNAVLRLKKILPEIGRIQYITSRYVHSTKPPRKDSGVILNLGIHVVDILNFTTDCVPKSLYASKKNLLSSVFEDSAFVQLEYGDFFAAIELSCMHPEKARDIWVVGERETVYVDFFSQVLKRFPLKVTYDGVDRKDMVEEKIVINDPLRDELKYFVDLVGKNNVDLDSNVGKENYYTTRICELCLESAEKKREVVVK, encoded by the coding sequence TCTCTGATGTTGATCCTAAGAAAAGGGATATCGCTAAGCAGTATGGTGTTGGTTTCTTTGATGATTACCACAAGATATTAGATGAGGTTGATGCTGTTACTATTACCACACCTACAGATACTCACTACAAGATTGTTTATGATTGTTTAAAAGCTGGTAAGCATGTTTTGGTTGAGAAACCAATTGCAGAGTCTTCTAAGCTAGGTTGTAAGCTGGTTGATTTTGCTAAATCTAAGGGTTTGGTTTTATCTGTTGGTTATATTTATCGTTTTAATAACGCTGTTTTGCGTTTGAAAAAGATTTTACCTGAAATCGGTAGAATACAGTATATTACTAGTAGGTATGTGCATTCAACCAAACCTCCTAGGAAAGACTCTGGTGTTATATTGAACCTTGGTATACATGTTGTTGATATCTTGAATTTTACAACAGATTGTGTTCCTAAGAGTCTTTATGCTTCTAAGAAAAACTTGTTATCATCTGTTTTTGAGGATTCTGCTTTTGTACAGCTTGAGTATGGTGATTTTTTTGCAGCTATTGAGCTTAGTTGTATGCATCCTGAGAAAGCACGTGATATATGGGTTGTTGGTGAGAGGGAGACTGTTTATGTTGATTTTTTTTCTCAGGTTTTAAAGCGTTTTCCTCTTAAGGTTACGTATGATGGTGTTGATAGGAAGGATATGGTTGAGGAGAAGATTGTTATTAATGATCCCCTTAGGGATGAGTTGAAGTATTTTGTGGATTTGGTTGGTAAAAATAATGTTGATTTGGATTCTAATGTTGGTAAGGAGAATTATTATACTACTAGGATTTGTGAGTTGTGTTTGGAGTCAGCTGAGAAAAAAAGGGAGGTTGTTGTTAAATGA